Proteins from a single region of SAR324 cluster bacterium:
- a CDS encoding NUDIX hydrolase, producing MPPLHRSKILHEESKHLTNWLEFTEIDYHDEAGQLRSWEAVHRRSRNEAAIIIAQLWPSGKYILVRQFRPPTGGYVLEFPAGLVDSGETPAAAALRELSEETGYQGVVRRVTEPMYSSPGMLGEACRFVFVDVDGNLPTNKSPQPHSEPGEFLDVYVVDPSEISNLMKKEEMRTSHVDIKLFAFFKDLFPSEE from the coding sequence ATGCCGCCACTCCACCGCAGTAAAATTCTCCACGAAGAGTCGAAGCACCTTACTAATTGGTTGGAATTTACAGAGATCGACTACCATGATGAAGCTGGTCAGCTTCGCAGTTGGGAGGCAGTTCATCGAAGATCTCGTAACGAAGCTGCGATTATCATTGCGCAGCTTTGGCCAAGTGGGAAATACATCCTAGTTCGTCAATTTCGCCCCCCAACCGGAGGGTATGTTCTAGAGTTTCCAGCAGGTTTAGTCGATTCTGGTGAGACTCCTGCAGCCGCCGCCCTTCGGGAATTGAGTGAAGAGACCGGTTATCAGGGTGTTGTTAGGAGAGTTACAGAACCAATGTACTCCTCTCCAGGCATGCTTGGCGAGGCTTGTCGTTTCGTTTTCGTTGATGTTGATGGAAACTTACCCACTAACAAATCTCCCCAACCACACTCAGAGCCGGGTGAATTTTTAGATGTCTATGTGGTGGATCCTTCTGAAATTTCAAATCTAATGAAAAAGGAGGAGATGAGGACCTCACACGTTGACATCAAACTTTTTGCTTTTTTCAAAGATTTGTTTCCTTCAGAAGAATGA
- the ruvB gene encoding Holliday junction branch migration DNA helicase RuvB, giving the protein MNSENPDRLVAPEIQDGESQDLSLRPTRLSEYIGQSTVKENLWVFIRAARKRGQALDHVLLSGPPGLGKTTLANIFANELAVPLRSSSGPVVERQGDLAAILTNLEPGSVLFLDEIHRMNRVVEEVLYSAMEDFTLDILIGEGPAARTVKLDLPRFTLVGATTRAGLLSAPLRDRFGIQCRLEYYTPEELKLIVIRAAALLEIEIVEEAAMELATRSRGTPRIANRMLRRCRDFADLETGGIITLLLVQKSLARMGIDELGLDQMDCHILRTIIEKYDGGPVGLNTLSAAVSEEQDTLEEVYEPFLLMQGFLQRTPRGRMVTRQAYEHLGMNIRSEDQLPLFSNR; this is encoded by the coding sequence TTGAACAGCGAAAATCCAGACCGCCTTGTTGCTCCAGAAATTCAGGATGGTGAGTCACAGGACTTATCCCTACGGCCAACCCGCCTCAGTGAATATATTGGTCAATCGACAGTAAAAGAGAATCTGTGGGTTTTCATTCGTGCTGCTCGTAAGCGAGGTCAGGCACTGGATCACGTACTTCTAAGTGGTCCTCCAGGATTAGGCAAAACTACCTTGGCCAATATTTTTGCGAATGAGCTAGCGGTCCCGTTAAGGTCTTCCTCAGGTCCAGTTGTAGAAAGACAGGGCGATCTAGCAGCAATATTGACCAACTTGGAACCGGGATCTGTTCTATTTCTGGATGAAATTCATCGAATGAATCGAGTTGTCGAGGAAGTGCTTTATTCAGCAATGGAAGATTTTACTTTGGATATCCTCATTGGTGAGGGTCCTGCAGCTAGAACAGTAAAATTAGACTTACCTAGATTCACCCTCGTTGGAGCAACCACACGTGCTGGATTATTAAGTGCACCCCTGAGAGATCGATTTGGCATTCAATGCCGGCTTGAGTACTACACTCCTGAAGAACTGAAGCTGATCGTCATCAGAGCTGCAGCTTTGCTCGAAATTGAAATCGTTGAAGAAGCTGCGATGGAACTGGCCACCAGATCTCGAGGCACTCCAAGGATAGCAAACCGTATGTTACGACGATGTCGGGATTTTGCAGACCTAGAAACAGGAGGGATTATTACCCTACTGCTGGTCCAGAAGAGCTTGGCAAGGATGGGAATTGATGAACTCGGGTTGGACCAAATGGACTGTCACATCCTGCGCACTATCATTGAAAAATATGACGGTGGTCCTGTTGGTTTGAACACACTCTCTGCTGCAGTTTCCGAAGAACAGGACACCCTTGAGGAAGTCTATGAACCCTTTCTACTGATGCAGGGATTTCTTCAAAGAACACCTCGTGGCAGAATGGTAACCCGACAAGCCTATGAGCATCTTGGCATGAACATTCGATCAGAAGATCAACTTCCTCTTTTTTCCAACAGATGA
- the murA gene encoding UDP-N-acetylglucosamine 1-carboxyvinyltransferase — protein MGYDEFEMKSNEKFIVQGGNPLQGEITPSGNKNEALPVLAAVLLTEEPVILHNVPDIADIRSMMDLLESLGVIIEEIGPHSLRFESRQLTHCDPDTDAAREIRGSFLLAGPMLARYGCIRLPAPGGDRIGMRPVQTHLLALRQLGAKIELDSEGEYVMQTDRLCGTSIYLDEASVMATENAIMAAVMAWGRTKIYNAACEPHVQGLCSCLLKMGAHITGIGSNLLTIDGCVRLHGAEYTIQPDHTEVGSFIGLAAVTGSELKIRNAGVDQLKMIRMMFERLGVSTNIEGDDLMVPAEQSLRINQEFPGIPKIDDAPWPGFPADLTSIMTVVATQCKGTVLIFEKMFESRLFWVDKLISMGAQILLCDPHRAVVSGPSKLQGMPVSSPDIRAGMALLIAALCAKGESIIQNVHQIDRGYERIDERLRRLGADIQRVDY, from the coding sequence ATGGGATATGACGAATTCGAAATGAAATCTAACGAGAAATTTATTGTGCAGGGGGGGAACCCACTGCAAGGAGAGATAACGCCTTCTGGAAATAAAAACGAGGCTCTCCCTGTCTTGGCAGCAGTTTTACTGACAGAGGAACCTGTCATTCTGCACAATGTACCAGACATTGCCGATATTCGATCAATGATGGACCTGCTTGAGAGTTTAGGAGTCATCATTGAAGAAATTGGTCCTCATTCGTTGCGTTTTGAGTCTCGTCAACTAACTCATTGTGATCCTGATACGGATGCAGCCCGTGAAATCCGGGGATCATTCCTGTTAGCTGGGCCGATGCTCGCCCGCTATGGTTGCATCCGCCTTCCTGCACCTGGTGGTGACCGGATTGGAATGCGCCCAGTTCAAACTCATCTTCTTGCTCTACGACAATTGGGTGCAAAGATTGAGCTGGATTCAGAGGGTGAGTATGTGATGCAAACAGATCGACTCTGTGGAACTTCAATTTACTTAGATGAAGCCAGTGTAATGGCTACAGAGAACGCAATCATGGCTGCTGTGATGGCTTGGGGTAGAACAAAAATTTACAATGCTGCATGCGAACCCCACGTTCAGGGTTTATGCAGCTGCCTGTTGAAGATGGGCGCACACATCACAGGAATTGGTAGTAATTTATTGACCATAGATGGATGTGTTCGCTTGCATGGTGCTGAATATACTATCCAGCCTGACCACACGGAGGTAGGTTCATTCATCGGTCTAGCTGCTGTTACAGGAAGTGAGCTAAAGATCAGGAATGCGGGAGTTGATCAGTTGAAAATGATCAGGATGATGTTTGAAAGACTGGGGGTGTCTACAAATATAGAAGGTGATGACTTAATGGTTCCAGCAGAACAGTCTTTGAGAATCAATCAGGAATTCCCCGGCATTCCCAAGATTGATGACGCCCCATGGCCAGGATTTCCCGCAGACCTTACAAGCATCATGACTGTCGTGGCTACGCAATGTAAAGGAACGGTTCTGATTTTCGAAAAGATGTTTGAAAGCAGACTCTTCTGGGTAGACAAGTTGATCTCCATGGGAGCTCAAATCCTTCTCTGTGATCCTCATCGTGCTGTTGTTTCAGGGCCCTCTAAACTACAAGGAATGCCTGTCTCGTCTCCAGATATTCGAGCTGGAATGGCGCTTTTGATTGCCGCACTTTGTGCCAAAGGTGAGAGTATCATCCAAAATGTTCATCAAATTGATCGGGGCTACGAGAGAATTGATGAACGCTTACGTAGACTCGGAGCAGATATTCAGAGGGTGGATTACTGA